One region of Pogona vitticeps strain Pit_001003342236 chromosome 1, PviZW2.1, whole genome shotgun sequence genomic DNA includes:
- the CFL2 gene encoding cofilin-2 isoform X1: protein MASGVTVNDEVIKVFNDMKVRKSSTPEEIKKRKKAVLFCLSDDKKQIIVEEAKQILVGDIGDTVEDPYTSFVKLLPLNDCRYALYDATYETKESKKEDLVFIFWAPESAPLKSKMIYASSKDAIKKKFTGIKHEWQVNGLDDIKDRSTLGEKLGGNVVVSLEGKPL, encoded by the exons ATG GCTTCTGGAGTAACCGTGAATGATGAAGTTATCAAGGTTTTCAATGACATGAAAGTACGAAAATCTTCAACGccagaagagattaaaaaaagaaagaaagctgttctcttctgtttaagtgatgacaaaaaacaaataattgtagaAGAAGCAAAGCAGATATTAGTTGGTGACATTGGTGACACAGTGGAGGACCCTTATACATCCTTTGTGAAGCTGTTACCTCTTAATGATTGCCGATATGCTTTGTATGATGCAACTTATGAAACAAAGGAGTCTAAAAAAGAAGATCTGGTATTTATATTCTG GGCTCCAGAGAGTGCCCCTTTAAAAAGCAAGATGATCTACGCAAGCTCTAAAGATGCCATCAAAAAGAAATTCACAG GTATTAAACACGAGTGGCAAGTAAATGGTTTGGATGATATTAAGGATCGCTCAACATTGGGAGAGAAACTAGGAGGCAACGTGGTAGTTTCACTTGAAGGAAAACCCTTATAA
- the CFL2 gene encoding cofilin-2 isoform X2: protein MKVRKSSTPEEIKKRKKAVLFCLSDDKKQIIVEEAKQILVGDIGDTVEDPYTSFVKLLPLNDCRYALYDATYETKESKKEDLVFIFWAPESAPLKSKMIYASSKDAIKKKFTGIKHEWQVNGLDDIKDRSTLGEKLGGNVVVSLEGKPL from the exons ATGAAAGTACGAAAATCTTCAACGccagaagagattaaaaaaagaaagaaagctgttctcttctgtttaagtgatgacaaaaaacaaataattgtagaAGAAGCAAAGCAGATATTAGTTGGTGACATTGGTGACACAGTGGAGGACCCTTATACATCCTTTGTGAAGCTGTTACCTCTTAATGATTGCCGATATGCTTTGTATGATGCAACTTATGAAACAAAGGAGTCTAAAAAAGAAGATCTGGTATTTATATTCTG GGCTCCAGAGAGTGCCCCTTTAAAAAGCAAGATGATCTACGCAAGCTCTAAAGATGCCATCAAAAAGAAATTCACAG GTATTAAACACGAGTGGCAAGTAAATGGTTTGGATGATATTAAGGATCGCTCAACATTGGGAGAGAAACTAGGAGGCAACGTGGTAGTTTCACTTGAAGGAAAACCCTTATAA